In Luteitalea sp. TBR-22, one genomic interval encodes:
- a CDS encoding penicillin-binding protein 1A — MAIATRFLAWLDGQHPGRAGRWLQGRPRTLAWMLAGLSLAAWVAFAGVLAFAWDIRRSLPDRRALSSVGDMAQATTLYDQADEPVFTIFKEQRIEVPLDKIGKTMREAVVSVEDQRFYQHNGVDFVRIGAAVVANARAGSRAQGGSTITQQLARMSFLNRKKTYTRKIKEAFAALLIERTYSKDEILALYLNKAYFGDGYHGVEAASLGFLGKHADQLDVPEAALIAGLIQSPSAYAPTINMEKAIARRNIVLLMMLDNGVIDRAAYDKAKRARVRLENRLRRDEPYGLYFKEQVRRELVDRFGWQRVSEGGLKVYTTIDRALQQQAEAIVERRLSEVEKRRGYPHTPRAKITVDEDVAPPYLQGAVVVMDARTGAVRAQVGGRNFRESRFNRAVQARRQSGSAFKPIVYAAAIEQGQSPGSLVTNLNDPINTPQGDYVPEDEHSGANSMTLRTALRTSSNRAAVQLLRTVGIPQAVKTAQALSLGQMPAVPSMALGAGEVTLQSLTAAYATFAAEGVMHEPYLIRRVEDQDGNVLYATEAKERRVFKPETAFLVTSMLADVINSGTGWRARAEGFRLPAAGKTGTTNDYHDVWFVGFTPTTVTGVWMGFDQPREIIANGYAGELAVPLWASVMAVATDGDAPESFKRPPGIVGATICRISGKRAVEGCSQVPVEGEDGAVEIRSMAYTEYFRKGTEPQGECEEHQGASFLDKLAGFFGKDNDVKPVSAEQAGLPPASIPRDIPTPAEREEAAEAPGRAAEARADAREEAPKAAEAPREEKKRGFWGRLFGRRDKDEPKKKNE; from the coding sequence ATGGCGATCGCGACTCGATTCCTGGCCTGGCTCGATGGGCAGCACCCCGGTCGGGCCGGTCGCTGGCTGCAGGGCCGCCCGCGGACGCTCGCGTGGATGCTGGCCGGGCTGTCGCTGGCTGCCTGGGTGGCCTTCGCGGGCGTGCTCGCCTTCGCCTGGGACATCCGCCGTTCGCTGCCGGACCGCCGCGCCCTGTCGTCGGTGGGCGACATGGCGCAGGCGACCACGCTCTACGACCAGGCCGACGAGCCCGTCTTCACGATCTTCAAGGAACAGCGCATCGAGGTGCCGCTCGACAAGATCGGCAAGACGATGCGCGAGGCGGTCGTGTCGGTGGAGGACCAGCGCTTCTACCAGCACAACGGCGTCGACTTCGTGCGCATCGGCGCGGCGGTGGTCGCCAATGCGCGCGCCGGATCGCGCGCCCAGGGCGGCAGCACCATCACGCAGCAGCTCGCCCGGATGTCCTTCCTGAACCGGAAGAAGACCTACACGCGCAAGATCAAGGAGGCGTTCGCGGCCCTCCTCATCGAGCGCACGTATTCCAAGGACGAGATCCTCGCGCTCTACCTGAACAAGGCCTACTTCGGCGACGGGTATCACGGCGTCGAGGCGGCTTCGCTCGGCTTCCTCGGCAAGCACGCCGACCAGCTCGACGTGCCGGAAGCGGCCCTGATCGCCGGCCTGATCCAGTCGCCATCGGCGTACGCGCCGACGATCAACATGGAGAAGGCGATCGCGCGACGCAACATCGTGCTGCTGATGATGCTCGACAACGGCGTCATCGATCGCGCCGCCTACGACAAGGCGAAGCGGGCGCGGGTGCGCCTCGAGAACCGCCTGCGTCGCGACGAGCCGTACGGCCTCTACTTCAAGGAGCAGGTCAGGCGCGAGCTCGTCGATCGGTTCGGCTGGCAGCGGGTGTCGGAAGGCGGGCTCAAGGTCTACACGACCATCGACCGCGCCCTCCAGCAGCAGGCCGAGGCCATCGTCGAGCGTCGCCTGTCGGAGGTGGAGAAGCGGCGGGGGTATCCGCACACGCCGCGCGCGAAGATCACCGTGGACGAGGACGTGGCACCGCCGTACCTGCAGGGCGCCGTGGTGGTGATGGATGCCCGGACCGGCGCCGTGCGCGCGCAGGTGGGCGGGCGGAACTTCCGCGAGAGCCGCTTCAACCGCGCGGTGCAGGCGCGCCGCCAGTCCGGATCGGCCTTCAAGCCGATCGTCTATGCCGCGGCGATCGAGCAGGGGCAGTCACCCGGCTCGCTGGTGACCAACCTCAACGACCCGATCAACACGCCGCAGGGCGATTACGTCCCCGAGGACGAGCACTCGGGCGCCAACAGCATGACGCTGCGCACGGCGCTCCGCACGTCGAGCAACCGCGCTGCCGTCCAGTTGCTGCGCACGGTGGGGATTCCGCAGGCGGTCAAGACCGCGCAGGCGCTGTCGCTCGGGCAGATGCCAGCGGTGCCGTCGATGGCGCTCGGCGCCGGCGAGGTGACGCTGCAGTCGCTGACCGCCGCCTACGCGACCTTCGCGGCCGAGGGCGTGATGCACGAGCCCTACCTGATCAGGCGCGTCGAGGATCAGGACGGCAACGTGCTGTATGCCACCGAGGCGAAGGAACGGCGCGTGTTCAAGCCCGAGACGGCGTTCCTGGTCACCAGCATGCTTGCCGACGTCATCAACTCGGGCACCGGCTGGCGGGCCCGCGCCGAGGGCTTCCGCCTGCCGGCGGCGGGCAAGACCGGCACGACCAACGACTACCACGACGTCTGGTTCGTGGGCTTCACGCCGACCACGGTCACCGGCGTGTGGATGGGATTCGATCAGCCGCGCGAGATCATCGCCAACGGCTACGCCGGCGAGCTGGCCGTGCCCCTCTGGGCGAGCGTGATGGCCGTGGCCACCGATGGCGACGCGCCCGAGTCGTTCAAGCGTCCCCCCGGGATCGTCGGCGCGACGATCTGCCGCATCAGCGGCAAGCGGGCGGTCGAGGGCTGCTCGCAGGTGCCGGTGGAAGGCGAGGACGGCGCCGTCGAGATCCGCTCGATGGCCTACACCGAGTACTTCCGCAAGGGCACCGAGCCACAGGGCGAGTGCGAGGAACACCAGGGAGCGAGCTTCCTCGACAAGCTGGCCGGCTTCTTCGGCAAGGACAACGACGTCAAGCCCGTCTCGGCGGAACAGGCCGGCCTGCCCCCCGCCAGCATTCCGCGCGACATCCCGACGCCGGCCGAACGCGAGGAAGCGGCCGAGGCGCCCGGGCGAGCGGCCGAGGCCAGGGCCGACGCCCGCGAGGAGGCCCCCAAGGCCGCCGAAGCGCCCAGGGAAGAGAAGAAGCGGGGCTTCTGGGGCCGCCTGTTCGGACGTCGCGACAAGGACGAACCGAAGAAGAAGAACGAGTAG
- the glgX gene encoding glycogen debranching protein GlgX: MDIWPGRAYPLGATYDGAGTNFSLFSEPASRVELCLFDEHDHETRLVLPEVTAYCWHGYVPGVGPGTRYGYRVDGPFDPGRGHWCHASKLLLDPYARAIEGHVRWDEAVFPYRFGDPEGSVNDADSAPFMPRAVVVDTAFDWGQDRFPRTPLHKTVIYEAHVRGLTMRHPAVPPELRGTYLGLAHPAIVEYLLALGVTAIELQPVHQFVHDSLLQEKGLRNYWGYNSIGFLAPHNEYATSGRGAQVTEFKHMVKSLHAAGIEVILDVVYNHTAEGNHLGPVLSLKGIDNAAYYRLVADHPRYYMDYTGTGNSLNMRHPHVLQLLMDSLRYWITDMHVDGFRFDLAATLARGLHDVDRLSAFFDLIQQDPIVCQAKLIAEPWDVGQGGYQVGNFPPLWCEWNGKYRDCVRDYWRSQDQTLGEFAYRFTGSSDLYEGTGRRPYASINFVTAHDGFTLRDLVSYNDKHNEANGEDNRDGESHNRSWNCGVEGPSDDPAVNALRSRQQRNFLATLLLSQGIPMLLSGDEAGRTQHGNNNVYCQDNETSWLDWAALDESLLAFTRQLIAFRHAHPVFRRRKWFQGMELHGLADIEWFRPNGRVMDADDWATGHNKSFSVFLNGDAIPSLGPRGERVRDQSFVVMFNAHYEALRFTPPPEPFGRHWSTVIDTAHGHVGPTTRLFRATSRIKLEGRSLLVLQRRE; the protein is encoded by the coding sequence ATGGACATCTGGCCCGGGCGGGCGTATCCACTCGGGGCCACGTACGACGGCGCCGGCACCAACTTCTCGCTGTTCTCCGAACCGGCGTCGCGCGTCGAGTTGTGCCTGTTCGACGAGCACGACCACGAGACCCGGCTCGTGCTGCCCGAGGTCACCGCGTACTGCTGGCACGGCTACGTGCCCGGCGTCGGCCCCGGCACGCGCTACGGGTACCGCGTCGATGGTCCTTTCGATCCGGGACGCGGCCACTGGTGTCATGCCAGCAAGCTGTTGCTCGACCCCTATGCGCGCGCCATCGAGGGCCACGTGCGCTGGGACGAGGCGGTCTTCCCGTATCGGTTCGGCGATCCCGAGGGCTCGGTCAACGACGCCGACTCGGCTCCCTTCATGCCCCGCGCGGTGGTCGTCGACACGGCGTTCGACTGGGGCCAGGACCGCTTCCCGCGCACGCCGCTCCACAAGACGGTGATCTACGAGGCGCACGTCAGGGGCCTGACGATGCGGCACCCCGCCGTGCCGCCCGAGCTGCGCGGCACGTACCTCGGCCTGGCCCACCCGGCCATCGTCGAGTACCTGCTGGCGCTCGGGGTGACCGCGATCGAGCTGCAGCCGGTGCACCAGTTCGTGCACGACTCGCTGCTGCAGGAGAAGGGCCTGCGCAACTACTGGGGCTACAACTCCATCGGGTTCCTCGCGCCGCACAACGAGTACGCGACGAGCGGGCGCGGCGCGCAGGTGACCGAATTCAAGCACATGGTCAAGAGCCTGCACGCGGCAGGCATCGAGGTCATCCTCGACGTGGTCTACAACCACACCGCGGAAGGCAACCATCTCGGCCCCGTGCTGTCGCTCAAGGGCATCGATAACGCCGCCTACTACCGCCTGGTGGCCGACCACCCGCGGTACTACATGGACTACACCGGCACCGGCAACAGCCTCAACATGCGGCACCCGCACGTGCTGCAGCTGCTGATGGACTCGCTGCGGTACTGGATCACGGACATGCACGTGGACGGCTTCCGTTTCGACCTCGCGGCGACGCTGGCGCGCGGGCTGCACGACGTCGATCGGCTGTCGGCCTTCTTCGACCTGATCCAGCAGGATCCGATCGTCTGTCAGGCCAAGCTCATCGCCGAGCCGTGGGACGTCGGCCAGGGCGGCTACCAGGTGGGCAACTTTCCGCCGCTGTGGTGCGAATGGAACGGCAAGTACCGCGACTGCGTGCGCGACTACTGGCGCAGCCAGGACCAGACGCTCGGCGAGTTCGCCTACCGGTTCACCGGCAGCAGTGACCTGTACGAGGGCACCGGCCGCCGGCCCTACGCCAGCATCAACTTCGTGACCGCGCACGACGGGTTCACGCTGCGCGACCTCGTGTCGTACAACGACAAGCACAACGAGGCCAACGGCGAGGACAACCGCGACGGCGAGAGCCACAACCGATCATGGAACTGCGGGGTCGAGGGCCCCTCGGATGATCCCGCGGTCAACGCCCTGCGGTCACGCCAACAGCGCAACTTCCTCGCCACGCTGCTGCTGTCGCAGGGGATTCCGATGCTGCTCTCCGGCGACGAGGCCGGCCGGACGCAGCACGGCAACAACAACGTCTACTGCCAGGACAACGAGACCAGCTGGCTCGACTGGGCGGCCCTCGACGAGTCGCTGCTGGCCTTCACCCGCCAGCTCATCGCCTTCCGGCACGCCCATCCCGTCTTTCGGCGTCGCAAGTGGTTCCAGGGCATGGAACTGCACGGGCTGGCCGACATCGAGTGGTTCCGGCCGAACGGTCGCGTGATGGACGCCGACGACTGGGCGACCGGCCACAACAAGTCGTTCTCCGTCTTCCTCAACGGCGACGCGATTCCCAGCCTCGGCCCGCGCGGCGAACGGGTGCGCGATCAGAGCTTCGTGGTGATGTTCAACGCCCACTACGAGGCGCTGCGGTTCACGCCGCCGCCCGAGCCGTTCGGGCGCCACTGGAGCACCGTGATCGACACGGCCCACGGGCACGTCGGGCCGACGACACGGCTGTTCCGTGCCACGAGCCGCATCAAGCTCGAAGGGCGTTCGCTGCTGGTGCTCCAGAGGCGGGAGTAG
- a CDS encoding glycoside hydrolase family 127 protein: MRRGTVALLLATTCVVTGLLVRAQPRAGVEAPATPWREQGLVHTRRSPHARLHDVPVRAVTMEEGFWSSRMRANVERSIPTLLGLFEQKGILDNFRRLGGTSDAPRRGPLFTDSDIYKWMEATAIALQSRDDARWRETLGRISDDIARAQEASGYVNTYWTGERAARRFTEQVTSHEEYCLGHLLQAGIARYRADGDTRLLDIGRKMADYFVARFGPDKDPLFTGHPELELAMIELYRTTGERKYLDFAGYLLGGNEAVRLKLRPRDVAYTFSGVPFTTRTHYEGHAVRAMYASVGAADYYMETGDAAYLATLQRLWDDLTGTKMYVTGGVGSRAQGETFGDPFELPNAQAYGESCAAIGNMLLNWRMLLITGEGKYADVMERALYNGVNSGMSLDGTLYCYRNPLESRGEPIRNPWYDTTCCPPNLQRTLAALPGYLYSTTADGLSVHFFHPSTLRWRLEDGTPLEVRQRTRYPWAGDIEITVTPARRTRFALRVRIPGWSSTSAVTVNGAPIVARVDAGQYVTITREWAAGDRVHVSLDMSVQEIAAHPQVRENTGRVAVQRGPLVYALEQQDQATPSPLAQLVITGRGAWGVHERPDLLGGVTVLTHDGAVLPDEGIPLYRPSSAALPIARTPAALTFIPYYAWANREPQAMAVWVTRK, encoded by the coding sequence ATGCGCCGCGGCACCGTCGCCCTGCTCCTCGCCACCACCTGCGTGGTCACCGGCCTCCTCGTCCGTGCGCAGCCGCGCGCTGGCGTGGAGGCGCCGGCGACACCCTGGCGCGAGCAGGGCCTCGTGCACACGCGCCGCTCGCCGCACGCCCGCCTGCACGACGTGCCGGTGCGCGCCGTCACCATGGAGGAGGGCTTCTGGTCGTCGCGCATGCGCGCCAACGTCGAGCGCAGCATCCCGACGCTGCTCGGGCTCTTCGAGCAGAAGGGCATCCTCGACAACTTCCGGCGCCTCGGCGGCACGTCCGATGCCCCACGCCGGGGACCGCTCTTCACCGACTCGGACATCTACAAGTGGATGGAGGCGACGGCCATCGCGCTGCAGTCGCGCGACGACGCCCGGTGGCGCGAGACGCTCGGCCGCATCTCGGACGACATCGCGCGGGCGCAGGAGGCCTCCGGGTACGTCAACACCTACTGGACGGGAGAGCGGGCCGCGCGGCGCTTCACCGAGCAGGTCACCAGCCACGAGGAGTACTGCCTCGGGCACCTGCTGCAGGCCGGCATCGCCCGGTACCGCGCCGACGGCGACACGCGGCTGCTGGACATCGGCAGGAAGATGGCCGACTACTTCGTCGCGCGCTTCGGTCCCGACAAGGACCCGCTGTTCACCGGACACCCGGAACTCGAGCTCGCGATGATCGAGCTGTACCGGACGACCGGCGAGCGCAAGTACCTCGACTTTGCCGGCTACCTGCTCGGCGGCAACGAGGCGGTTCGCCTGAAGCTGCGGCCACGCGACGTCGCCTACACGTTCAGCGGGGTGCCGTTCACCACACGCACGCACTACGAGGGGCACGCGGTGCGCGCGATGTACGCATCGGTGGGGGCCGCCGACTACTACATGGAGACCGGCGACGCGGCCTACCTCGCGACGCTGCAGCGCCTCTGGGACGACCTGACCGGCACGAAGATGTACGTGACGGGTGGCGTCGGATCGCGCGCGCAGGGCGAGACGTTCGGCGACCCGTTCGAGTTGCCCAATGCGCAGGCCTACGGCGAGAGCTGCGCGGCGATCGGCAACATGCTCCTCAACTGGCGGATGCTGCTCATCACGGGCGAGGGCAAGTACGCCGACGTGATGGAGCGCGCGCTGTACAACGGCGTCAACTCCGGCATGTCGCTCGACGGCACGCTCTACTGCTACCGCAACCCGCTCGAGTCGCGTGGCGAGCCGATCCGCAACCCCTGGTACGACACCACCTGCTGCCCACCGAACCTGCAGCGCACGCTCGCAGCCTTGCCGGGCTACCTGTACTCCACGACCGCCGACGGCCTCTCCGTGCACTTCTTCCACCCGTCGACACTACGGTGGCGCCTCGAGGACGGCACCCCGCTCGAGGTGCGCCAACGGACGCGGTATCCGTGGGCCGGGGACATCGAGATCACCGTGACGCCCGCCAGGCGCACGCGTTTCGCGCTGCGCGTCCGCATCCCCGGGTGGTCGTCGACCTCGGCCGTCACCGTGAACGGCGCGCCCATCGTGGCGCGCGTCGACGCCGGGCAGTACGTGACCATCACCCGCGAGTGGGCGGCAGGCGATCGCGTGCACGTGTCACTCGACATGTCGGTGCAGGAAATCGCCGCGCACCCGCAGGTGCGTGAGAACACGGGGCGCGTCGCCGTGCAGCGGGGGCCGCTGGTCTACGCGCTCGAGCAGCAGGACCAGGCGACGCCGAGCCCGCTGGCGCAACTGGTGATCACCGGACGCGGCGCCTGGGGCGTTCACGAGCGACCCGACCTGCTCGGCGGCGTCACGGTGCTGACGCACGACGGCGCGGTGCTGCCCGACGAGGGCATCCCGCTCTACCGGCCCTCGTCGGCGGCCCTGCCGATCGCGCGAACACCCGCGGCGCTCACGTTCATCCCGTACTACGCCTGGGCCAACCGCGAGCCGCAGGCGATGGCGGTGTGGGTCACGCGCAAGTGA
- a CDS encoding PVC-type heme-binding CxxCH protein, with product MPAPHDGRGRPGAPSRSRSGLARWVVGAVLLAAGVALGSWPMRAQSPPRAAADDRRPLSTDAALASFVLEPGYRIDLVAAEPLVQSPVAIAFDERGRLYVVENRGYPDPLEGQPAAPAQGVVALLTDTDGDGRYDARAEFATGLTYPNGIMPWDGGVFVTVAPDLLYLKDTDDDGVADVRRVVLTGFNATRTAQIRFSHPTLGPDGWIYFTSGLNGGRVTNPAHPERPPVVFTTSDSRYHPQTGAFELVGGQGQYGLTFDDEGHRFICANRHPVWQVVIEPWHLQRNRHLAFSETVQEVSTVGAEAAVWPLTRDLTTASFHPSLIATPHAGTFTSASGVHVHRGDALPQGHAGSLFVAESAQNLVQRQVRTDAGATFRSRPAREGVEFLASRDSWFRPVHLSAGPDGALYVVDMYRKDIDHPAYVPEESRRLFDFTAGRERGRIYRIAATGSAPRAMAPVLAGASAAALVARLADPNGWVRDTAQRLLVERQAGEAAPALRALARDGALLGRLHALWTLDALGALDEDTLVVALGDAAAGVRENAARLAEPRVARPAVLDALIRLADDPAPRVRLRVALALGGAADARAVGALAAIARRDGADRWTRAAVISGIGDRAVPFLEAWSAAAAPPPSAASRAAVMQDLGRLFGAAASRDEALAFVHRVSDPASELSWQPAALAGLAQGLRARGLAFGAAGSSVLLDLVAGDAPMAVEARARLTTQFDRAAELALLDAAPVDQRVPAVDLLGHAGPERGATLLALLAPAQPSGVQAAAVRAIAQVGRPELTAGLMDRARWLAYSPRLRDAVLTTLMADDRFVGVLLDGVAAGVVSGAAVGPARARRLEAHRDPAIATRARALLGNAAAGAGMPAYQRVRPAVLAQAGQAGRGRTVFEAQCAACHTFKGAGGRVGPDLSGIRNQPADALLLHIVVPDYEITPGFESYTVQMKDGLTLVGRVESETGASLTLRDGAGEPHAVLRADIASIAASPSSLMPATFSEALPPRALADLIAYLKQ from the coding sequence GTGCCGGCTCCTCACGACGGTCGCGGGCGGCCCGGCGCGCCATCACGTTCGCGTTCTGGCCTGGCGCGGTGGGTCGTCGGCGCGGTCCTGCTGGCCGCCGGAGTGGCCCTGGGCTCGTGGCCGATGCGGGCGCAGTCGCCACCACGCGCGGCGGCCGACGACCGTCGCCCGTTGTCCACGGACGCGGCCCTCGCCTCGTTCGTGCTCGAGCCCGGGTACCGGATCGATCTCGTCGCCGCCGAGCCGCTCGTGCAGAGCCCGGTGGCGATCGCCTTCGACGAGCGAGGTCGCCTGTACGTGGTCGAGAACCGCGGCTATCCCGATCCGCTCGAGGGACAGCCCGCCGCACCAGCGCAGGGCGTCGTGGCGTTGCTGACCGACACCGACGGCGACGGCCGCTACGACGCCCGTGCCGAGTTCGCCACCGGCCTGACCTATCCCAACGGCATCATGCCGTGGGACGGCGGCGTCTTCGTGACGGTCGCACCCGACCTGCTGTACCTGAAGGACACCGACGACGATGGCGTCGCCGACGTGCGGCGCGTCGTCCTCACGGGGTTCAACGCGACTCGCACCGCGCAGATCCGCTTCAGCCATCCGACGCTCGGGCCCGACGGCTGGATCTACTTCACCAGCGGCCTCAACGGTGGGCGGGTCACCAATCCCGCGCATCCCGAGCGCCCGCCCGTCGTCTTCACGACCAGCGACTCCCGCTACCACCCGCAGACCGGCGCATTCGAACTCGTCGGCGGACAGGGCCAGTACGGGCTCACCTTCGACGACGAGGGGCATCGCTTCATCTGCGCCAATCGCCATCCCGTGTGGCAGGTCGTGATCGAGCCGTGGCACCTGCAGCGCAATCGTCACCTCGCGTTCTCCGAGACCGTCCAGGAGGTGTCGACGGTGGGCGCGGAGGCTGCCGTGTGGCCGCTCACGCGTGACCTGACGACGGCATCGTTCCACCCGTCGCTCATCGCCACGCCGCACGCCGGCACGTTCACGTCGGCCAGTGGGGTGCACGTGCACCGGGGCGACGCGCTGCCCCAGGGACATGCCGGCAGCCTGTTCGTCGCCGAGTCGGCGCAGAACCTCGTGCAGCGGCAGGTGCGGACGGATGCGGGCGCGACGTTCCGGTCACGCCCCGCGCGTGAGGGCGTGGAGTTCCTCGCCTCGCGCGACAGCTGGTTCCGCCCGGTGCACCTCTCGGCCGGACCCGACGGCGCGCTCTACGTCGTCGACATGTACCGCAAGGACATCGACCACCCGGCCTACGTGCCGGAGGAGAGTCGGCGGCTCTTCGACTTCACGGCCGGGCGCGAGCGTGGGCGCATCTACCGGATCGCGGCGACGGGTTCGGCACCGCGCGCCATGGCGCCGGTCCTCGCGGGCGCGTCGGCGGCGGCGCTCGTCGCACGGCTCGCCGACCCCAACGGCTGGGTGCGCGATACCGCCCAGCGGCTGCTCGTCGAGCGACAGGCAGGCGAGGCTGCGCCGGCGTTGCGGGCGCTGGCTCGCGACGGCGCGCTGCTCGGCCGCCTCCACGCCCTCTGGACGCTCGACGCCCTCGGCGCCCTCGACGAGGACACGCTGGTCGTGGCCCTCGGGGATGCGGCGGCCGGGGTCCGCGAGAATGCCGCGCGGCTCGCCGAGCCGCGGGTGGCGAGGCCCGCCGTGCTCGACGCCCTCATTCGCCTGGCCGACGACCCGGCGCCGCGCGTGCGATTGCGCGTCGCGCTGGCGCTCGGCGGCGCCGCGGATGCGCGTGCGGTCGGCGCCCTGGCCGCGATTGCCCGGCGCGACGGCGCGGACCGCTGGACTCGTGCGGCCGTGATCAGCGGCATCGGTGACCGCGCGGTGCCGTTCCTCGAGGCCTGGTCGGCCGCGGCGGCGCCGCCGCCGAGCGCGGCGTCTCGCGCCGCGGTGATGCAGGATCTCGGGCGGCTGTTCGGCGCAGCGGCGTCGCGTGACGAGGCACTCGCGTTCGTCCACCGGGTGTCGGACCCCGCGAGCGAGCTGTCGTGGCAACCGGCGGCCCTGGCGGGACTGGCGCAGGGGCTGCGGGCGCGTGGCCTTGCCTTCGGCGCAGCCGGGTCTTCCGTGCTGCTCGACCTGGTCGCGGGCGATGCCCCGATGGCCGTCGAGGCGCGCGCCCGGCTCACGACGCAGTTCGATCGCGCCGCCGAACTCGCCCTGCTCGACGCCGCGCCGGTCGATCAACGCGTCCCCGCCGTCGACCTGCTCGGGCATGCCGGGCCGGAGCGCGGTGCGACGCTGCTGGCGCTGCTCGCGCCGGCGCAGCCCTCCGGCGTGCAGGCAGCGGCCGTCCGCGCCATCGCACAGGTGGGACGCCCGGAACTCACGGCCGGACTGATGGACCGGGCCCGCTGGCTGGCGTACTCACCCCGGCTGCGCGACGCGGTGCTCACCACCCTGATGGCCGACGACCGCTTCGTGGGGGTGCTGCTCGACGGGGTCGCCGCCGGGGTGGTCAGTGGGGCGGCCGTCGGGCCGGCGCGGGCGCGACGACTGGAAGCGCACCGTGACCCGGCGATCGCGACGCGGGCCCGCGCGCTGCTGGGCAACGCCGCGGCCGGGGCGGGCATGCCCGCGTACCAGCGGGTGCGGCCGGCGGTGCTGGCGCAGGCGGGCCAGGCGGGCAGGGGCCGCACGGTCTTCGAGGCCCAGTGCGCCGCTTGTCACACGTTCAAGGGCGCCGGTGGTCGCGTCGGGCCGGACCTGAGCGGCATCCGCAACCAGCCCGCCGACGCGTTGCTGTTGCACATCGTGGTGCCCGACTACGAGATCACGCCGGGGTTCGAGTCCTACACCGTGCAGATGAAGGACGGGCTGACGCTGGTCGGGCGCGTCGAGTCGGAGACCGGGGCGAGCCTGACGCTGCGCGACGGCGCCGGCGAGCCGCACGCCGTGCTGCGCGCCGACATCGCGTCGATTGCGGCCTCGCCTTCGTCCTTGATGCCGGCGACGTTCAGTGAGGCCCTGCCGCCGCGCGCGCTCGCCGACCTGATCGCGTACCTGAAACAGTGA